The window GATATCGATATGTTGACAAAAGCGTACATTCCTTACAAAGGGTATTATGCCTCCCCCTTCAGCCGCTGGCAGATGAGCCTTGCCAACGAGAATGCCATTACGCTGGGGGCGCAAACCGCCAGAAAGTGGTTTTTGGCCAGTGAGCTCGATCCCACCGAAGTGGACTACCTGTATTACGGCATTACCATAGCCCAGCATCACATGTTTTACAGCCATACCTGGGCGGCTGCCATGCTTGTGGACAACCAGAAGGCACTGCCGGCACTGATGGTCAATCAGGCGTGCACCACTTCCACTACCTGTATCCATCTTTGTGCGGTGAATGTTGAGGCCGGAACTTATGAAACGGGATATGCGCTGATGTCGGACAGATGCTCCAACGGTGCCCACACCGTATGGGCCAACGCCATGACTCCCGGCGGTGAAGTAGAATCCGAAAATTGGATGATGGACAATTTCAACGGGGACCCCAACGCCGGTTTCAAGATGATTCAGACAGCGGAAAATGTGGCTAAAGAGGCAGGCATTACCCGGGAGGAGTGTGATGCGGTGGCACTGCGGCGCTATGAACAATATCTAGATGCGCTGGCGGATGACCGGGCGTTCCAGAAGCGCTATATGTTTCCGGTGGAATACAAAATTAGCCGCAAGAAAACGGGACTGCTTGAAGCGGACGAAGGGGTTATGCCCTCCACGGCCGAAGGACTGGCCAAGTTGAGACCGGTGGAACCCAACGGTGTGCTAACCTTTGGCGCCCAAACCCATCCGGCAGACGGCAACTGCGGCTTTATTGTAACGACCCGCGATAAAGCCAAGGCCATGAGCAAGGACCCGAGTGTTGAGATACAGATTGTCTCCTATGGATTCGCCAGGGTGGAGCGCGGTTACATGGCAGCGGCTCCGGTACCGGCCGCCGAAATGGCTTTAAAGGAAGCCGGATTGACCGTGAATGACATGAAAGCCGTCAAAACCCACAATCCGTTTGTGGTGAATGACATCAACATGGCGAAGAAGATGGGAATCGATGTGATGCAGATGAACAATTACGGCAGCTCACTGGTTTACGGACATCCCCAGGCGCCGACGGCAGGACGATTGATTGCAGAACTGCTTGAGGAGCTGGTGGTGCTCGGTGGCGGATACGGCCTTTGGGCGGGATGTGCCGCAGGGGATACGGCTGCGGCGATGGTTTTTAAAGTCGGCTGATCCCTACAAAAAACAGACTCTTCGCAGCGTGCTGCGGAGAGTCTGTTTTTATGATCACCCATGATCCGTCACTGGCTACATCATCAGCTTCACCAGGAACAAAGAGAGGGACGGGAAAAGGATCAGCAGGGTGACGTGCAGGAAATCAGCTGCCAGGAACGGCAGAATCCCTTTGAACACCGTCTCCATTTCAATGCCCATTTCCCGCACCACGCCGGCGATGACAAAGGTGTTCATGCCGATGGGCGGCGTGATCATGGCGATCTCCGCCATGCGCACGAAGATGATGCCGAACCAGATGGGGTTGAACCCAAGGTCCACCACCAGGGGAAAGAAAATGGGGATGGTGAGCACCGTCATGGCGGCCACATCCAGAAAACAGCCCAGAAAGAAATAGAGCACCAGCACCATGCACAGAATCGCCATGGGCGGCAGGGGCAGGTTGCCGATGAATTCGGAAAGCACATAGGGGATTGTGGAGGCGGCCACAAAAAAATTAAAGATCAGGGCGCCGATCAATATGCCGTAGATCATTCCCGTGGTCTTGAGCGTATCCATGATGGCGGTTTTAAAGCCGGCCCAGCTGAGACGGCCCCGCAGGGTGCACAGAACAATCGCTCCGAACGCCCCCACCGCACCGGCCTCGGTGGGGGTAAACCACCCGACGATCAGGCCGCTCAACACGAACACGATGAGCACCACGATCTCCCCGCAGCCGCTGAAAGCTTTGATCTTTTCCCTGAAAGAGGCTCTTTGCGCCGGAGGACCCAGTTCAGGCTTCCACCAGCACAGAATGCTGATAACGCCGATGTAAAAAAGCGCCTCGAGAATGCCCGGGATGATGCCGGCGGCAAACAGCCGGCCGATGGAGGTCTCCGTCAGAATGCCGTATATGATCAGCGCCCCGCTGGGCGGAATCAGAACGCCCATGGTACCGCCGGCGGCCACGGCGCCGGTGGCCAGGGCCGGATCGTATTTGAGGCGCTGCATTTCCGGTATGGACACCAGCCCCATGGTGGTTGCCGTGGCGATGCTGGAGGCGGAGACAGCGGCAAAGACCCCGGAACCGGCCACGGCGGCCATGGCCACGCCCCCTTTTTTATGCCCCAGCCACTTGGAGGCCAGGTTGAACAGATCCCGGCCCATGCCGCTCACAAAGACCACCTGGGCCATGAGAATGAAAAGGGGCAGCACCGCCAGGGAGTAATCCGTCACGGTCTGAAACGGCACCACCGCCAGCTTGGTAAACGCGGCCACATCCGAGATCAAGAACCAGAGACCGAAAAACCCCACCAGGGCCATGCCCGCCCCTATGGGTACGCCGAAACCCAGCAGGGCAAACAGCACGACAAAACCGATGATACCGATGAGAACAGAACTCATTTTTTCCTCAGCTTTCCGAATGCTCTGGACAGATCCACCAGATAGGTTAAACAGAAAAGAAACAGGCAGAACAGCCAGATGATCCGGAACGGAAGAAAGGGTATCTCCAGAACGTCCGAAATTTCTCCCAAGCCGTTTTCATAGGCCAGGCGCGCGCCACCCCAGGTGATTAAGGCCCAGATGACAAAACTGAGCAGGGCCGCCCCTGTTTCGGCGACGGCAGCCAGCTTTGCGGGAAAACGGGATACGATCAGGCGTACCACCACGTGGGTCTGATGCAGCGCCGCGTACACCAGCGCAAACCCTACGGGAATCACCATCAAAAGCTCGAACAGTTCATAGCTTCCCGGAATGATAATGTGCAGAAACCGGCCGAAAATGTTGCCCATCAACAGCAGCATGCCGGCTATCAGAAAAACACCTCCGACAAAGACTCCCTTGCGCGTGATTCGCTCGATCAGATCCGCCAACGCTTCCATGCGTCCTCCTCACCCCTGATACCCCGACCCCGGGATATGTTGTTAAAGGGTTCGAGGATACAAGCGAGAGTCAACGCCACCCGCTCCAGGTCTCGCAAACCCGCGAGCCCTGTAATCCTTGAACCCTCCTGCCATGCTGAAAAGCTTATTTCCCGCTGTATTCCTTGATCCGCTGCCGGATCTCCCGGTAGACGGCAGTCCCCGGCAGACCCTTGTCGTCCAACTTCTGCATCTGTTCTAAAATCGTGCTGTCCACCACGGC is drawn from Deltaproteobacteria bacterium and contains these coding sequences:
- a CDS encoding thiolase family protein; protein product: MLTKAYIPYKGYYASPFSRWQMSLANENAITLGAQTARKWFLASELDPTEVDYLYYGITIAQHHMFYSHTWAAAMLVDNQKALPALMVNQACTTSTTCIHLCAVNVEAGTYETGYALMSDRCSNGAHTVWANAMTPGGEVESENWMMDNFNGDPNAGFKMIQTAENVAKEAGITREECDAVALRRYEQYLDALADDRAFQKRYMFPVEYKISRKKTGLLEADEGVMPSTAEGLAKLRPVEPNGVLTFGAQTHPADGNCGFIVTTRDKAKAMSKDPSVEIQIVSYGFARVERGYMAAAPVPAAEMALKEAGLTVNDMKAVKTHNPFVVNDINMAKKMGIDVMQMNNYGSSLVYGHPQAPTAGRLIAELLEELVVLGGGYGLWAGCAAGDTAAAMVFKVG
- a CDS encoding TRAP transporter large permease, which gives rise to MSSVLIGIIGFVVLFALLGFGVPIGAGMALVGFFGLWFLISDVAAFTKLAVVPFQTVTDYSLAVLPLFILMAQVVFVSGMGRDLFNLASKWLGHKKGGVAMAAVAGSGVFAAVSASSIATATTMGLVSIPEMQRLKYDPALATGAVAAGGTMGVLIPPSGALIIYGILTETSIGRLFAAGIIPGILEALFYIGVISILCWWKPELGPPAQRASFREKIKAFSGCGEIVVLIVFVLSGLIVGWFTPTEAGAVGAFGAIVLCTLRGRLSWAGFKTAIMDTLKTTGMIYGILIGALIFNFFVAASTIPYVLSEFIGNLPLPPMAILCMVLVLYFFLGCFLDVAAMTVLTIPIFFPLVVDLGFNPIWFGIIFVRMAEIAMITPPIGMNTFVIAGVVREMGIEMETVFKGILPFLAADFLHVTLLILFPSLSLFLVKLMM
- a CDS encoding TRAP transporter small permease, producing MEALADLIERITRKGVFVGGVFLIAGMLLLMGNIFGRFLHIIIPGSYELFELLMVIPVGFALVYAALHQTHVVVRLIVSRFPAKLAAVAETGAALLSFVIWALITWGGARLAYENGLGEISDVLEIPFLPFRIIWLFCLFLFCLTYLVDLSRAFGKLRKK